The following is a genomic window from Pseudomonas purpurea.
CAAGGTCAGGCGCAATGCCGCCACGGGCAAACCTTCGACGGTCGCCAATTCTTCATGCACGGTAATCGCCAGCAAGGGGCGCCACAGCGCTACCAGCAGCGCCAGCACTGCCGCGCTGCCGCCGAGGATCCACGCAAGATCGGTCGGGCTGATCGCCAGCAGGTCGCCGAACAGATAGGCCATCAGGTCGATCCGCACTTCATGCATGAAGCTTAGTACCACCAGGCCAAGAGAGAGCGTACTCGGTGCGAGAATTCCCAAAAGCGTATCGGAAGCCAGTGGCTGACGCTGTTGCAACGTCACCAGCAACACCGCCAGCAGCAGGCAGCCTACGGTGACAGCGACGGTCGGGCTGACATCCAGCAAAAAACCCAGCGCCACGCCGAGCAGCGCGGCGTGGGACAAGGTGTCGCCAAAATAGGCCATGCGCCGCCAGACCACGAACGAGCCCAGCGGACCTGCAACGACGGCCAGGGCCAGGCCTGCGAGCAGGGCATACAACAGAAAATCAGCCATGCTTGCAGCCATCTCCATGAACGTGAGTGTGGGCCGACGGGGCCTCGCTGACCACCGCGCCATGCAGGTCGTGGGCGTGGTCGTGATGATGGTGATAAATCGCCAGGCTCTGTGCGTTCTTTCCG
Proteins encoded in this region:
- the znuB gene encoding zinc ABC transporter permease subunit ZnuB, with protein sequence MADFLLYALLAGLALAVVAGPLGSFVVWRRMAYFGDTLSHAALLGVALGFLLDVSPTVAVTVGCLLLAVLLVTLQQRQPLASDTLLGILAPSTLSLGLVVLSFMHEVRIDLMAYLFGDLLAISPTDLAWILGGSAAVLALLVALWRPLLAITVHEELATVEGLPVAALRLTLMLLIAVVIAVAMKIVGVLLITSLLIIPAAAAQRHARSPEQMALGASLLGMLAVCGGLALSWFKDTPAGPSIVVAAAALFLLSFVLPRRGV